In Amaranthus tricolor cultivar Red isolate AtriRed21 chromosome 3, ASM2621246v1, whole genome shotgun sequence, a single window of DNA contains:
- the LOC130807373 gene encoding U1 small nuclear ribonucleoprotein 70 kDa-like gives MGDSNNDAFLRNQNAAVQGRTKVQNRANVLQLKMIGQSHPTGLTPNLLKLFEPRPPLEYKPPPEKRKCPPYMGMAQYVGLFADPGDPEYAPPVKEAETRAQKKARIHQLKLEKGAAKAAEELEKYDPSSNTNATEDPYKTLFVARLSYETSESRLKREFETYGAIKRVKMIYDKETNKPKGYAFIEYAHTRDMKAAYKQADGRKIDGRRVLVDVERGRTVPNWRPRRLGGGLGTTRAGEDINQKHSTREPQSGRSSRSEEPRIRNDRDREKSRDRGRDREREREKSRERSHEKPRDRDHREDRHQRDRDRTRDKDRDKERDRDRDHDRTRDRDRGRDRGRDYDRDRDHGRSRERHRERDHDYEIGEADHDRGHSRDKDYDYDYGEAKHDRGRHGERERGHDHAGTDEDRGWYEGDHGHKHSEAEHDDHYGHYQSRYYDEKGAVDDDDRYNHYASESGHMEE, from the exons ATGGGAGACAGCAACAACGATGCCTTTTTACGAAACCAAAACGCTGCCGTTCAGGGTCGCACCAAAGTCCAGAATCGCGCTAATGTTCTTCAGCTTAAAATG ATTGGACAGTCTCATCCAACTGGTTTGACGCCCAACTTGCTGAAGCTTTTCGAGCCTCGACCTCCATTGGAGTATAAGCCTCCGCCCGAGAAGAGGAAATGCCCTCCTTATATGG GAATGGCGCAATATGTTGGTCTTTTTGCTGATCCCGGGGATCCTGAGTATGCTCCGCCTGTTAAAGAAGCTGAAACTCGG GCGCAAAAGAAGGCCCGAATTCATCAATTGAAACTCGAGAAGGGTGCTGCAAAAGCTGCTGAAGAACTTGAGAAAT ATGATCCATCAAGTAACACAAATGCGACTGAAGACCCATACAAGACACTATTTGTTGCGAGGCTG AGTTACGAGACATCAGAGAGCAGGCTGAAAAGGGAGTTTGAAACCTATGGGGCCATTAAGCGG GTCAAAATGATTTATGACAAGGAGACAAACAAACCAAAAGGTTATGCTTTTATAGAATATGCTCATACAAGAGACATGAAAG CTGCATATAAACAAGCTGATGGAAGGAAAATTGATGGAAGGAGGGTTCTGGTAGATGTAGAGCGTGGAAGAACTGTTCCAAACTGGCGACCTCGTAGACTGGGTGGTGGATTAGGAACAACTAGAGCTGGTGAAGATATCAATCAGAAGCATTCAACGAG GGAGCCTCAATCAGGAAGGTCATCTCGATCAGAGGAGCCGAGAATTCGCAATGATAG AGATAGAGAAAAATCTCGAGACAGGGGCAGAGACAGGGAAAGGGAACGGGAAAAATCTCGTGAAAGATCCCATGAAAAGCCAAGAGACAGGGATCACAGAGAGGATAGGCACCAAAGAGACCGTGACAGAACCAGAGACAAAGATAGGGACAAAGAACGTGATCGTGATCGTGACCACGACCGTACACGTGATCGTGACCGAGGTAGGGATCGTGGTCGTGATTATGATAGAGATAGAGATCATGGACGTTCTCGTGAGAGGCACCGTGAGAGGGACCATGACTATGAAATTGGTGAAGCAGACCATGATCGTGGGCATTCTCGTGATAaggattatgattatgattatgggGAAGCAAAACATGATCGTGGAAGACATGGTGAAAGAGAACGAGGTCATGATCATGCTGGAACTGATGAGGATCGAGGGTGGTATGAGGGTGATCATGGGCACAAGCATTCTGAAGCTGAGCATGATGACCATTACGGACATTATCAGAGCAGATATTATGATGAAAAAGGTGCTGTGGATGACGATGATCGTTATAATCATTATGCTAGTGAAAGTGGCCATATGGAAGAGTAG